One window from the genome of Crateriforma spongiae encodes:
- a CDS encoding (2Fe-2S) ferredoxin domain-containing protein — translation MDTSRFHLMICNSYRTNGEPKGVCHRKGAAGLPQYLEDEIIDRGIDAMVSTTSCFKRCGKGPLLVVYPEGWWYSEVDEDKIDEILDALEDERPAEALLAE, via the coding sequence ATGGACACCAGTCGTTTTCATTTGATGATTTGCAACAGCTATCGCACCAACGGCGAACCCAAAGGCGTCTGCCATCGAAAAGGTGCTGCGGGGTTGCCACAGTACTTGGAAGACGAAATCATCGATCGTGGCATCGATGCGATGGTATCGACCACCAGTTGTTTCAAACGCTGTGGCAAAGGCCCATTGTTGGTCGTCTATCCCGAAGGTTGGTGGTACAGCGAAGTCGACGAAGACAAGATCGACGAAATCTTGGACGCGTTGGAAGACGAACGTCCGGCCGAAGCCTTGCTTGCGGAATAG
- a CDS encoding radical SAM protein, which translates to MSVQCHPCFDPEARHQYGRVHLPVAPKCNVGCNFCNRKFDCLNESRPGVSSTLLTPEQSLTYLNKVVDLVDTPITVVGIAGPGDPFANADKTMRTLRLVREHHPSMLLCVASNGLEIAPHVEELAELKTSHVTLTINAIDPQISAKIYRFARLGRKVLRGIEAAEALLDQQLDAIDLLKSHGMTVKVNSIVMPGINDHHIPDIARLASRLEVDYHNCMALYPLADTPFADLDEPDAAMMTDIRDRCGEFVPQMEHCQRCRADAAGMLGEDNDEVVQQALTEAASAETVPSDDRPYVAVTSFEGLLINQHLGESEQLWIFGRNPDGSFRPIETRPTPLPGSGESRWDELAARLDDCSVLLCGNAGQSPKVALAKHGVRVLVAEGMIEDALHAIYQGQKPRMPARVLAPASGCDTDGVGCGGCPGSGTGCG; encoded by the coding sequence ATGAGCGTTCAATGCCATCCGTGCTTTGATCCCGAAGCCCGACATCAATACGGACGCGTGCACTTGCCCGTCGCGCCGAAGTGCAATGTCGGATGCAACTTTTGCAACCGCAAGTTCGATTGCTTGAACGAATCGCGACCGGGGGTTTCCAGCACGCTGCTGACGCCCGAACAATCGCTGACGTACTTGAACAAAGTCGTCGACCTGGTGGACACGCCGATCACGGTTGTCGGCATCGCCGGACCTGGCGACCCGTTCGCCAACGCCGACAAAACGATGCGGACGTTGCGACTGGTCCGCGAGCACCATCCGTCGATGCTGTTGTGCGTTGCCAGCAATGGCCTGGAAATCGCGCCGCACGTCGAAGAACTGGCGGAACTGAAAACCAGCCACGTCACTTTGACCATCAACGCGATCGATCCACAGATTAGTGCCAAGATCTATCGTTTCGCTCGGCTGGGCCGAAAAGTCTTGCGTGGTATCGAAGCGGCGGAGGCTTTACTGGACCAACAACTCGATGCGATCGACTTGCTGAAGTCTCACGGGATGACGGTCAAGGTCAACAGCATCGTCATGCCTGGGATCAACGACCATCACATTCCCGACATCGCACGTTTGGCGAGCCGCTTGGAGGTCGATTACCACAACTGCATGGCGTTGTATCCGCTGGCCGACACGCCCTTCGCCGACTTGGACGAACCCGATGCGGCGATGATGACCGACATCCGCGATCGGTGCGGCGAATTTGTTCCCCAGATGGAACACTGCCAACGCTGTCGCGCCGATGCCGCCGGCATGTTGGGCGAAGACAACGACGAGGTCGTTCAGCAAGCGTTGACCGAAGCTGCGTCGGCGGAAACGGTCCCCAGCGACGATCGCCCCTATGTCGCCGTCACGTCGTTCGAAGGCCTGTTGATCAACCAGCACCTGGGGGAATCCGAACAGTTGTGGATCTTTGGCCGCAACCCCGACGGCAGTTTTCGCCCGATCGAAACACGTCCCACGCCGTTGCCCGGTTCGGGTGAAAGTCGCTGGGACGAACTGGCGGCTCGACTGGACGACTGCAGCGTTCTGCTTTGTGGCAACGCCGGGCAAAGTCCCAAAGTCGCGTTGGCCAAACACGGCGTCCGCGTGCTGGTCGCCGAAGGCATGATCGAAGATGCCTTGCACGCGATCTATCAAGGCCAGAAACCTCGCATGCCCGCCCGAGTGCTGGCACCGGCATCGGGTTGCGACACCGATGGCGTCGGCTGTGGCGGATGTCCCGGCTCGGGCACCGGTTGCGGTTGA